Proteins found in one Elephas maximus indicus isolate mEleMax1 chromosome 11, mEleMax1 primary haplotype, whole genome shotgun sequence genomic segment:
- the RDH13 gene encoding retinol dehydrogenase 13 isoform X1, which produces MNRYLVPLSVLGTAVGGTVLLKDYVGGGACPSKATILGKTVIVTGANTGIGKQTALELAKRGGNVILACRDMEKCEAAAKDIRGETLNHHVNARFLDLSSLKSVREFARKIIEEEERVDILVNNAAVMRCPHQTTEDGFEMQFGVNYLGHFLLTNLLLDKLKASAPSRIINLSSLAHVAGHIDFDDLNWEKKKYDTKAAYCQSKLAIVLFTKELSRRLQGSGVTANALHPGVARTELGRHTGMHTSTFSNFTLGPVFWLLVKSPQLAAQPSTYLAVAEELEGVSGKYFSGLKEKAPAPEAEDEEVARRLWAESVRLVGLDMSDGSSVGRQPLPK; this is translated from the exons ATGAACCGATACCTTGTGCCACTGTCCGTGCTGGGCACGGCGGTAGGTGGCACAGTGCTGCTCAA AGACTATGTCGGTGGTGGGGCCTGTCCTAGCAAGGCCACCATACTTGGGAAGACTGTCATTGTGACGGGCGCCAACACCGGCATCGGGAAACAGACAGCCTTGGAACTGGCCAAAAGAG GAGGCAACGTCATTCTGGCCTGTCGAGACATGGAGAAGTGTGAGGCGGCAGCAAAGGACATTCGTGGGGAGACCCTCAATCACCACGTCAACGCCCGATTCTTGGACTTGTCTTCCCTCAAGTCCGTCCGAGAGTTTGCAAGGAAGATTATTGAAG AGGAGGAGCGAGTGGACATTCTGGTCAACAATGCGGCCGTGATGCGGTGCCCCCACCAGACCACCGAGGATGGCTTCGAGATGCAGTTTGGCGTGAATTACCTGG GTCACTTTCTTTTAACAAACTTGCTGTTGGACAAGCTGAAAGCCTCAGCCCCTTCACGGATCATCAACCTCTCCTCCTTGGCCCACGTTGCTGGGCACATAGACTTTGATGATTTGAACTGGGAGAAGAAGAAGTATGACACCAAAGCAGCCTACTGCCAGAGTAAACTGGCCATTGTCCTCTTCACCAAGGAACTGAGCCGGCGGCTGCAAG GGTCGGGTGTGACCGCCAATGCGCTGCACCCTGGTGTGGCCAGGACTGAGCTGGGTAGACACACGGGCATGCATACCTCCACCTTCTCCAACTTCACACTTG GGCCCGTCTTCTGGCTGCTGGTCAAGAGCCCCCAGCTGGCAGCCCAGCCAAGCACATACCTGGCCGTGGCGGAGGAATTGGAGGGTGTTTCTGGAAAGTACTTCAGCGGACTCAAAGAGAAGGCCCCAGCCCCTGAGGCTGAGGATGAGGAGGTAGCCCGGAGGCTCTGGGCTGAAAGTGTCCGCCTGGTGGGCTTGGACATGTCGGATGGGTCCTCTGTCGGGAGGCAGCCTCTCCCCAAATAA
- the RDH13 gene encoding retinol dehydrogenase 13 isoform X2 produces MEKCEAAAKDIRGETLNHHVNARFLDLSSLKSVREFARKIIEEEERVDILVNNAAVMRCPHQTTEDGFEMQFGVNYLGHFLLTNLLLDKLKASAPSRIINLSSLAHVAGHIDFDDLNWEKKKYDTKAAYCQSKLAIVLFTKELSRRLQGSGVTANALHPGVARTELGRHTGMHTSTFSNFTLGPVFWLLVKSPQLAAQPSTYLAVAEELEGVSGKYFSGLKEKAPAPEAEDEEVARRLWAESVRLVGLDMSDGSSVGRQPLPK; encoded by the exons ATGGAGAAGTGTGAGGCGGCAGCAAAGGACATTCGTGGGGAGACCCTCAATCACCACGTCAACGCCCGATTCTTGGACTTGTCTTCCCTCAAGTCCGTCCGAGAGTTTGCAAGGAAGATTATTGAAG AGGAGGAGCGAGTGGACATTCTGGTCAACAATGCGGCCGTGATGCGGTGCCCCCACCAGACCACCGAGGATGGCTTCGAGATGCAGTTTGGCGTGAATTACCTGG GTCACTTTCTTTTAACAAACTTGCTGTTGGACAAGCTGAAAGCCTCAGCCCCTTCACGGATCATCAACCTCTCCTCCTTGGCCCACGTTGCTGGGCACATAGACTTTGATGATTTGAACTGGGAGAAGAAGAAGTATGACACCAAAGCAGCCTACTGCCAGAGTAAACTGGCCATTGTCCTCTTCACCAAGGAACTGAGCCGGCGGCTGCAAG GGTCGGGTGTGACCGCCAATGCGCTGCACCCTGGTGTGGCCAGGACTGAGCTGGGTAGACACACGGGCATGCATACCTCCACCTTCTCCAACTTCACACTTG GGCCCGTCTTCTGGCTGCTGGTCAAGAGCCCCCAGCTGGCAGCCCAGCCAAGCACATACCTGGCCGTGGCGGAGGAATTGGAGGGTGTTTCTGGAAAGTACTTCAGCGGACTCAAAGAGAAGGCCCCAGCCCCTGAGGCTGAGGATGAGGAGGTAGCCCGGAGGCTCTGGGCTGAAAGTGTCCGCCTGGTGGGCTTGGACATGTCGGATGGGTCCTCTGTCGGGAGGCAGCCTCTCCCCAAATAA